A genome region from Fervidobacterium changbaicum includes the following:
- a CDS encoding glycoside hydrolase family 36 protein, whose amino-acid sequence MYVSSLSEIRKIMGYRQCDGYEILLEVSKIPSGYKITGEVKGRVDDVELFSFPRPDKVLVNNWQSWGPARVITKEFKLDFPKELIQKFGFSASIMPEVYFNNLISDYFIASEEFVIGALKSQIGHVYFRLNDDNVSVHSRYFGKTFHEWTPIEPVVILNLAPDDGLFYYAELIAKENDIAFSSHNPIGWSSWYQYYLDYDYQKMVSDLDKSKELDLGYEVFQIDDAWEVDIGDWIPNEKFPSLKEMADKIASYGYKPGIWLAPFSISETSSVFKNHPDWLVKDEYGLPVVAYENWNKKIYALDTTHPEAIEWLRKLFITLKESGFDYFKIDFLFAGAIQGRRYAENTSPVEAYRNGLKVIREAVGDSFVLGCGAPLLPSVGFVDGMRIGADTAPYWDPNAPDIGYPNAYYALRNVITRAFMNNILWWNDPDCLMLRKEDTQINDAQRELYTLVSLFLDNMIIQSDNLSYEIDMKLWKLIKKYKTYGRRRFKIKGLIDGKYTITSCGVNGCDEVIIEELTIPQYMVSYDTPRVELKKIVEKRTDGRTFNYYEETHQ is encoded by the coding sequence ATGTATGTATCAAGCCTGAGTGAAATCCGTAAAATAATGGGCTATCGTCAGTGTGACGGTTACGAAATACTCTTAGAAGTTTCGAAGATTCCTTCAGGATACAAAATTACAGGAGAAGTGAAGGGAAGAGTTGATGATGTTGAACTTTTCTCGTTTCCAAGACCAGACAAAGTTCTTGTAAACAATTGGCAATCTTGGGGACCGGCAAGAGTAATCACAAAGGAGTTTAAGCTTGATTTCCCAAAAGAACTGATTCAAAAATTCGGTTTCAGTGCATCGATAATGCCTGAAGTTTATTTTAACAACCTTATCAGTGATTATTTCATAGCTTCAGAAGAATTTGTAATAGGTGCTCTGAAATCCCAAATAGGACATGTTTATTTTAGACTCAACGATGATAACGTATCTGTTCATTCAAGATACTTCGGTAAAACGTTCCATGAATGGACACCTATTGAGCCAGTGGTTATCCTAAATCTCGCTCCAGACGATGGACTTTTCTACTACGCTGAATTAATCGCTAAAGAAAACGATATTGCCTTTTCATCCCATAATCCTATTGGCTGGTCAAGTTGGTATCAATATTATCTTGATTATGACTACCAAAAGATGGTTTCCGACTTAGATAAATCAAAAGAACTAGATCTGGGCTATGAGGTTTTCCAAATAGATGATGCGTGGGAAGTCGACATCGGAGATTGGATACCAAACGAAAAGTTCCCAAGTCTGAAAGAAATGGCCGATAAGATAGCATCATACGGTTACAAGCCTGGTATATGGCTAGCACCTTTCAGTATCTCTGAAACTTCAAGCGTGTTTAAAAACCATCCTGACTGGCTTGTTAAGGATGAATATGGCCTGCCTGTTGTTGCATACGAAAACTGGAACAAGAAGATTTATGCACTTGACACAACACATCCTGAGGCAATTGAATGGTTGAGGAAACTTTTTATTACATTAAAAGAAAGCGGATTTGATTACTTCAAGATTGACTTTCTTTTCGCAGGAGCGATCCAAGGTAGAAGATATGCAGAGAACACTTCTCCAGTTGAAGCGTACAGAAACGGGTTAAAGGTTATTCGAGAAGCCGTGGGAGATTCATTTGTGCTCGGTTGCGGTGCACCACTACTACCAAGTGTCGGTTTTGTTGATGGTATGCGTATTGGAGCCGATACAGCTCCTTACTGGGATCCAAATGCACCGGATATAGGCTATCCAAATGCATATTACGCTCTTAGAAATGTAATCACCCGCGCTTTTATGAACAATATTTTGTGGTGGAACGACCCAGATTGCCTTATGCTTAGAAAAGAAGATACGCAAATCAACGATGCTCAAAGAGAACTCTACACTTTGGTTTCTTTATTCCTAGACAATATGATAATTCAAAGCGACAATCTCTCGTACGAAATTGACATGAAACTCTGGAAACTTATCAAGAAGTATAAAACCTACGGACGTAGGAGATTCAAAATCAAAGGTCTAATTGACGGAAAATATACAATAACAAGTTGCGGAGTAAACGGTTGTGATGAAGTGATTATTGAAGAACTTACTATCCCACAATACATGGTCAGTTACGATACACCGAGGGTCGAACTGAAAAAGATAGTAGAAAAGAGGACAGACGGCAGAACTTTCAATTACTATGAAGAAACACATCAGTAG
- the galT gene encoding galactose-1-phosphate uridylyltransferase produces the protein MMERRWNLLTGEWVMVSAFTQARPTNPTNFCPLCPGGDEFEGDYDLVSFDNRYPSMKLDAPEVESEGIYQKARSNGKCEVVVYTIDHESAMSMMPIHQIEKLIRMWADRYLDLAQNRFIKYVFIFENRGKEVGATLPHPHGQLYAFPFIPKRIEAKLQALAKYYDENGRCAVCDIVDSEVKFEKRIIYENESFIALVPFYARWPYEVHIYPKRHVSTIVELTNIERYHLSKALKVVTMKYDLLFKQAFPYMMMLFQAPVNDISYSHAFHFHIEFNPVKRDKDKIKWMASVETGTWAFINPKIPEEAAKELRNVEVEV, from the coding sequence ATGATGGAACGCAGGTGGAATTTACTTACAGGTGAATGGGTCATGGTTTCCGCCTTCACGCAGGCAAGGCCAACAAACCCGACGAACTTCTGCCCGCTTTGTCCCGGTGGTGACGAATTCGAAGGTGATTACGATTTGGTATCATTTGATAATAGATATCCATCAATGAAATTGGATGCTCCTGAAGTTGAAAGCGAAGGTATATATCAAAAAGCTCGTTCAAATGGAAAATGTGAGGTCGTTGTCTACACGATCGACCATGAGAGTGCAATGAGCATGATGCCTATCCATCAGATTGAAAAGTTAATCCGAATGTGGGCTGATAGGTACCTTGATTTAGCGCAGAACAGGTTCATAAAGTACGTCTTCATATTTGAGAACCGAGGGAAAGAAGTTGGAGCAACTCTGCCACATCCGCACGGGCAGTTGTATGCATTTCCATTTATTCCCAAACGTATAGAAGCCAAATTGCAAGCACTGGCAAAATATTATGACGAAAACGGAAGATGCGCAGTCTGTGATATAGTTGATAGTGAGGTAAAATTCGAAAAGAGAATAATATATGAAAACGAATCTTTCATTGCACTCGTTCCATTTTACGCACGCTGGCCTTACGAAGTTCACATATATCCAAAAAGGCACGTAAGCACGATTGTAGAGCTTACAAACATCGAAAGATATCACTTGTCAAAAGCCCTAAAAGTTGTTACAATGAAGTATGATTTGCTATTTAAGCAAGCATTTCCTTACATGATGATGCTTTTCCAAGCGCCAGTCAACGATATCAGCTATTCACATGCGTTTCATTTCCATATAGAATTCAACCCTGTCAAGCGCGACAAAGATAAAATCAAATGGATGGCAAGTGTCGAGACCGGAACGTGGGCATTCATCAATCCGAAAATTCCAGAGGAAGCTGCAAAAGAACTGAGAAATGTGGAGGTTGAGGTGTGA